From Gammaproteobacteria bacterium, one genomic window encodes:
- a CDS encoding BON domain-containing protein, which translates to MQRQRLLIQVAITALLVTLSPLITAAAPQQAKAAEECPPIGDEAVTDARLESQLSTTFALNTVLHDQPIEVDVKRRVVYLFGAVDNDIKRELAALIATNTDGVKDVQMLLEVDPDAATRKKAERIPPEPSEPGTLERSRPEMGRYMRAVADATTTALVKTRLMRSEHAHGIGINVVTKDSVVTLNGDVGTEAVRALTIELARSTRGVADVVSHLTVNGQPVGGMDTAAPAQ; encoded by the coding sequence ATGCAGAGACAGCGACTGCTCATACAGGTGGCGATCACCGCCCTGCTGGTGACCCTATCCCCGCTGATCACCGCGGCCGCCCCGCAGCAGGCGAAGGCGGCGGAAGAATGTCCACCGATCGGTGACGAGGCCGTGACGGATGCCCGGCTGGAATCCCAGCTCAGCACGACCTTTGCCCTGAACACCGTGCTGCACGATCAGCCCATCGAGGTCGACGTCAAACGCCGCGTCGTCTATCTGTTCGGTGCCGTGGACAATGACATCAAACGCGAACTCGCCGCACTCATCGCAACGAACACCGACGGCGTCAAGGACGTCCAGATGCTTCTGGAGGTCGACCCCGACGCCGCGACCCGGAAGAAGGCAGAGCGGATCCCACCCGAGCCTTCCGAACCCGGCACGCTGGAGCGGAGTCGCCCGGAAATGGGTCGCTACATGCGCGCCGTGGCCGACGCCACCACCACCGCACTGGTGAAGACACGCCTGATGCGCAGCGAACATGCCCACGGGATCGGCATCAACGTCGTTACCAAAGACAGTGTCGTCACCCTGAACGGCGATGTCGGAACGGAGGCTGTCCGTGCGCTCACGATCGAACTGGCCCGCAGCACGCGAGGGGTCGCGGACGTGGTGAGCCACCTGACCGTAAACGGCCAGCCGGTTGGGGGCATGGACACGGCAGCGCCCGCGCAGTGA
- the coaD gene encoding pantetheine-phosphate adenylyltransferase yields MKTAIYPGTFDPITHGHTDLVQRAARLFDRVIVAIAANPGKTPAFPLARREELARTALGGIARVEVCSFDSLLVDFAARHGANIILRGLRAVSDFEYEFQLASMNRQLAPAIETVFLTPSEQYAFVSSSLVREVAMLGGDVSHFVHPAVMAALRAGLR; encoded by the coding sequence ATGAAGACGGCGATCTATCCGGGCACCTTCGATCCCATCACCCACGGACACACCGACCTGGTGCAGCGGGCGGCGCGGTTGTTCGACCGCGTCATCGTCGCCATCGCCGCGAACCCCGGCAAGACACCGGCCTTTCCGCTGGCGCGACGCGAGGAACTGGCGCGCACGGCACTCGGCGGTATAGCCCGGGTCGAGGTCTGCAGCTTCGACTCGCTGCTGGTGGACTTCGCCGCCCGGCATGGCGCCAACATCATCCTGCGCGGCCTGCGGGCGGTATCGGATTTCGAGTACGAGTTCCAGCTCGCCAGCATGAATCGCCAGCTCGCGCCCGCCATCGAGACCGTCTTCCTGACCCCATCTGAGCAGTATGCCTTTGTTTCTTCTAGTCTTGTGCGGGAAGTTGCGATGCTGGGCGGAGACGTCTCACATTTCGTCCACCCGGCCGTCATGGCTGCATTGCGCGCCGGCCTCCGGTAG